Below is a genomic region from Helicobacter pylori.
TGGAGCATTTAAACCCAGGAGGGAGCGTTAAAGATCGCTTAGGCCAATACCTTATAGAAGAAGGGTTTAAAACAGGTAAAATCACTTCTAAAACAACCATCATTGAGCCTACCGCAGGCAATACCGGCATCGCTCTAGCCTTAGTCGCGCTCAAGCATCATCTCAAAACCATCTTTGTTGTCCCGGAAAAATTCAGCACAGAAAAACAGCAAATCATGAGGGCTTTGGGGGCTAAAGTGATCAACACGCCTACTAGCGAGGGGATTTCTGGCGCCATTAAAAAAAGTAAAGAGTTAGCCGAAAGTATCCCTGATAGCTATTTGCCCTTGCAATTTGAAAACCCTGATAATCCCGCCGCTTACTACCACACCCTAGCCCCTGAGATTGTCCAAGAATTAGGCACAAATCTTACGAGCTTTGTAGCCGGGATAGGGAGTGGTGGCACTTTTGCAGGCACGGCTAGGTATTTGAAAGAACGCATTCCTAATATTCGCTTGATTGGGGTGGAGCCGGAGGGTTCTATTTTGAATGG
It encodes:
- a CDS encoding O-acetylserine-dependent cystathionine beta-synthase; amino-acid sequence: MIITTMQDAIGRTPVFKFTNKDYPIPVNSAIYAKLEHLNPGGSVKDRLGQYLIEEGFKTGKITSKTTIIEPTAGNTGIALALVALKHHLKTIFVVPEKFSTEKQQIMRALGAKVINTPTSEGISGAIKKSKELAESIPDSYLPLQFENPDNPAAYYHTLAPEIVQELGTNLTSFVAGIGSGGTFAGTARYLKERIPNIRLIGVEPEGSILNGGEPGPHEIEGIGVEFIPPFFANLDIDGFETISDEEGFSYTRKLAKKNGLLVGSSSGAAFVAALKEVQRLPEGSQVLTIFPDVADRYLSKGIYS